In Stegostoma tigrinum isolate sSteTig4 chromosome 12, sSteTig4.hap1, whole genome shotgun sequence, the following proteins share a genomic window:
- the c12h21orf91 gene encoding protein EURL homolog, with translation MNEEQFVNIDLNDDDICSVCKLETAKELLSFCHVCFELSIEGVARENLLHTESVHGHRECFEKFHLIANQDLPQPRVSKSTYRDVKEILSRKISRIIQYAQNQHSRPDLRECGREQVKGHDHQPSALRTHLPQVNGLQLPQYSPRWLNGSSPGYSKCGQGILEQDVPSHFRQGMLGVSVERFRGLDVHWPPKERGHGTESPLAAGNHSRVEASCHRHYTQEELSAMSVDDLLPLNEQLLKQIKVVFEDLAQELEKKDSLSSELHVRYIAIEQLFKNREKLPWLRVGQGGIKPNAPLDN, from the exons ATGAACGAGGAGCAGTTTGTTAATATTGACCTAAATGATGACGATATCTGCAGTGTCTGTAAACTTGAGACTGCAAAGGAGCTGCTTTCTTTTTGCCATGTCTGCTTTGAGCTCAGCATCGAAG GGGTGGCCAGGGAAAATCTCCTCCACACTGAATCAGTACACGGCCACAGAGAGTGCTTTGAAAAATTTCACCTCATCGCCAACCAGGACCTCCCCCAGCCAAGAGTATCAAAGAGCACCTACAGAGATGTGAAGGAGATCCTGAGCAGGAAGATCAGCCGCATTATTCAGTACGCACAAAACCAGCACTCGCGCCCTGACCTCCGGGAGTGTGGGCGGGAGCAGGTCAAGGGTCACGACCACCAGCCAAGCGCACTCAGGACACACTTGCCCCAGGTGAATGGCCTGCAGTTACCACAGTACTCCCCACGCTGGCTAAATGGGAGCTCACCGGGCTACTCCAAGTGCGGGCAGGGGATTTTGGAGCAGGATGTGCCATCACACTTCCGTCAGGGGATGCTGGGGGTGTCTGTCGAAAGATTTCGTGGTTTAGATGTTCACTGGCCACCTAAGGAGCGGGGGCACGGGACAGAATCTCCACTCGCTGCAGGAAACCACAGCAGGGTGGAGGCCAGCTGTCATCGGCACTACACCCAGGAGGAAT TGAGTGCCATGTCGGTGGATGATCTGCTGCCATTGAATGAACAGCTCCTCAAACAAATCAAAG TGGTCTTTGAGGATCTTGCACAGGAATTGGAAAAGAAAGACTCTCTGTCCTCCGAACTACACGTACGCTACATCGCCATTGAGCAGCTGTTCAAGAACAGGGAGAAGCTACCCTGGCTGCGAGTGGGACAAGGAGGGATCAAACCCAATGCTCCCCTCGATAACTGA